A window of the Henckelia pumila isolate YLH828 chromosome 3, ASM3356847v2, whole genome shotgun sequence genome harbors these coding sequences:
- the LOC140888206 gene encoding uncharacterized protein, whose protein sequence is MASDSSAQYIHTVQHLIETCITFNMSKEECMETLSKHANIQPIITSTVWKELEKENKEFFEAYTKKREEKASELTETTQRLHKIQLDSSEREETKDG, encoded by the exons ATGGCATCAGACTCTTCTGCTCAATACATCCACACG GTACAACACTTGATAGAGACGTGCATAACGTTCAACATGAGCAAAGAGGAATGCATGGAAACACTCTCCAAACATGCAAATATCCAACCAATTATTACTTCCACAG TGTGGAAGGAGCTAGAGAAAGAGAACAAAGAGTTCTTTGAGGCCTACAccaagaaaagagaggaaaaagCGTCTGAATTAACAGAGACAACTCAAAGACTCCACAAAATACAATTGGATTCTTCCGAGAGAGAAGAAACAAAAGATGGTTAA